The Arachis hypogaea cultivar Tifrunner chromosome 16, arahy.Tifrunner.gnm2.J5K5, whole genome shotgun sequence genome contains a region encoding:
- the LOC140180038 gene encoding uncharacterized protein: MMFFNGPNNEPVLCRAYPTYLDGATLLWFSKLSAGLISSFEDLARSFIDYFAASRIYVHGSDYLGTIKQGQHESLKDYMTRFADATIEIQDLDPTVHLHALKAGLRPGKFRETIAITKPKTLEEFRERAAGQIKIEELREAQNRTNNHIRETKKELSDRQAAETLRNFPSPRRNTTYTPDLIQEEKTSSEKSSTPKS, translated from the coding sequence atgatgttcttcaacggcCCTAACAATGAGCCCGTTCTTTGCCGAGCATATCCCACCTACCTCGATGGTGCTACGTTACTCTGGTTTTCTAAACTTTCTGCAGGTTTAATTTCCTCCTTTGAGGATCTCGCCAGATCATTCATTGATTATTTTGCTGCATCAAGAATCTACGTACATGGATCGGACTATCTCGGCACCATCAAACAGGGTCAGCACGAGAGCCTGAAGGACTACATGACCAGATTCGCTGACGCCACTATAGAGATCCAGGACCTGGACCCGACCGTTCACCTGCACGCTCTCAAGGCCGGCCTCAGGCCCGGCAAATTCCGGGAGACCATTGCCATAACAAAGCCAAAGACGCTAGAGGAATTCCGAGAAAGGGCGGCAGGCCAAATAAAGATCGAAGAACTCCGAGAAGCCCAAAATCGGACAAACAACCACATCAGAGAGACAAAGAAAGAACTTTCAGATCGCCAGGCAGCAGAGACACTAAGAAACTTTCCAAGCCCACGTCGAAATACAACATATACACCCGATTTAATACAAGAAGAGAAAACATCATCAGAGAAATCCTCAACGCCAAAATCATAA
- the LOC112756820 gene encoding uncharacterized protein: protein MATRLRHYFQSHTIIVRTDQPLRQILTRPELTGRLIKWSIELSEFDIQYESRKTLKSQVLADFISEMTNDTQNTEVSWSMHVDGASNKEGSGAGILLMEGNKVVAEQSLRFRFNASNNQAEYEALLAGLKLALQLQIPRKTVYCDSSLVVHQIKGEFQDTILSITQVPDWRTPFLDYINTCTMPNDEPNLPLFRRRASFYTVLGNTLYRRGHSQPLLKCISREEAEDVMAETHEGVCGNHIGGRALAAKILRTGYYWPTIKRDCISKVKACDNCQKHATLSETPAEELHTIEGLKKKLGEAKGEWADLIPEILWSYNTSIQSATGETPFKLVYGAEALIPVEVSRTELYDQSNNLQARTAELDLVEEERDISAIKQRARKQYLERRHNKKVVHRSFNNGDLILRCTEEARKPPAYGKLAANWEGPFRVLQNLGKGAYKLETLKGDQLPGTWNVSSLREYQS from the exons ATGGCAACAAGACTGCGGCACTACTTCCAGAGCCACACAATCATAGTACGAACAGACCAACCGCTAAGACAGATATTAACTAGACCCGAGCTCACCGGCAGATTAATAAAATGGTCGatcgagctctccgagttcgatatTCAGTACGAATCAAGGAAAACACTGAAGTCACAAGTGCTAGCCGACTTTATATCAGAGATGACTAATGACACACAAAATACAGAGGTCAGTTGGAGCATGCATGTGGATGGAGCGTCAAACAAAGAAGGCAGTGGAGCAGGGATACTACTGATGGAAGGAAACAAAGTGGTGGCCGAGCAGTCACTGCGTTTCCGCTTCAATGCAagcaacaatcaggcagaatatgaggcaTTACTCGCTGGACTGAAGCTCGCCCTACAACTACAAATACCCCGAAAAACAGTTTACTGCGACTCTTCATTAGTGGTACATCAAATAAAGGGCGAAttccag GATACAATTCTGAGTATTACACAGGTCCCAGATTGGCGAACACCTTTTCTCGACTACATCAACACATGCACCATGCCAAATGATGAGCCGAACTTGCCACTCTTCCGAAGAAGAGCAAGCTTCTATACAGTGCTCGGAAACACTCTGTACAGACGAGGACACTCCCAACCACTCCTAAAATGCATCAGCAGGGAGGAGGCCGAGGATGTCATGGCCGAAACACATGAAGGAGTCTGCGGCAACCATATCGGCGGCCGAGCATTAGCAGCAAAGATTCTGCGAACAGGATATTATTGGCCGACGATAAAACGGGACTGCATCTCCAAAGTCAAGGCATGTGATAATTGTCAAAAGCACGCCACCCTCTCAGAGACCCCGGCCGAGGAGCTCCATACCATagag GGATTAAAGAAAAAGCTCGGCGAAGCTAAAGGAGAGTGGGCCGATCTCATTCCAGAAATTCTATGGAGTTACAATACCAGCATTCAATCTGCCACAGGAGAGACTCCTTTCAAGCTGGTATATGGCGCAGAAGCACTTATCCCAGTAGAAGTCAGCAGGACCGAGCTCTATGATCAATCGAATAATCTACAAGCTCGGACAGCCGAGTTGGATcttgtagaagaagaaagagacatTTCCGCCATAAAGCAGCGAGCCAGAAAACAATACCTAGAGCGAAGACACAACAAAAAAGTAGTTCACAGGTCTTTCAACAATGGAGACCTCATACTCAGATGCACAGAAGAAGCTCGGAAACCTCCGGCATATGGCAAATTAGCAGCAAACTGGGAAGGACCTTTCCGAGTTCTTCAAAATCTCGGAAAGGGGGCTTACAAACTAGAAACCCTTAAAGGAGATCAACTTCCAGGAACATGGAATGTCTCCTCCCTAAGGGAATATCAGTCATGA